The following proteins come from a genomic window of Candidatus Thiodiazotropha sp. CDECU1:
- a CDS encoding TlpA family protein disulfide reductase: MKAATLVILYILFAPTLAWSTGLGIRAYTVPKPAADFFLPDMMGEIHQRFDYRERAYIVSFWATWCSPCIKELPDLQRAAEILGADNIAVVTVNSGESRELVQQFIKERSLILPVLLDRDSHMLRQWQVLALPTSYIVNARGLVVARVVGGIDWDELSILAQVRSLISANQNDVVPDD, from the coding sequence ATGAAAGCCGCCACGCTGGTAATACTCTATATCCTGTTTGCACCAACGCTCGCATGGTCTACTGGATTGGGTATACGTGCCTACACAGTACCAAAACCGGCAGCAGATTTTTTCCTGCCCGATATGATGGGAGAGATACACCAAAGGTTTGATTACCGGGAGCGGGCGTACATAGTCAGTTTTTGGGCGACCTGGTGTTCACCCTGCATCAAAGAGCTGCCGGATCTGCAACGTGCAGCTGAGATACTCGGTGCTGATAATATAGCTGTTGTTACGGTCAACAGCGGTGAAAGCCGGGAGCTTGTGCAACAGTTTATAAAAGAGCGGTCCCTTATCCTGCCGGTGCTTTTGGACCGGGACTCCCATATGCTGAGACAATGGCAGGTGCTGGCACTGCCTACTTCATATATCGTCAATGCCCGGGGATTGGTTGTAGCGCGTGTGGTCGGTGGTATTGATTGGGATGAGTTATCGATACTGGCGCAGGTGCGTTCATTGATTTCAGCAAATCAAAACGATGTTGTACCTGACGACTAG
- a CDS encoding radical SAM protein, with protein sequence MLLNYIQPVFRPPSEAQSLILQVSNGCSWNKCTFCEMYTEPQKRFKPKPIAETRKELQQFLSLGIPVRRVFLADGDAMTLSYRRLHEIMQAINEYLPDIQRVSAYCLPRNIKNKSVEELQRLRQMGLELVYIGCETGDDLVLERVDKGETWQTSLDALQKLQQAGIRRSVMILNGLGGVRHSEQHALNSASLMNESQPEYLATLVVSFPKGQQRLQQGYAGEFQMLNLRQLLEEMEVMLSALNLEKTIFRSDHASNYLILKGVLNKDKERLLNQVRTALSHPESTSFRAEWQRGL encoded by the coding sequence ATGTTGCTCAATTACATACAGCCCGTTTTCCGTCCGCCCAGTGAGGCGCAGTCACTGATCCTGCAGGTCAGCAACGGATGTTCCTGGAATAAATGCACCTTCTGTGAAATGTATACTGAGCCACAGAAGAGATTCAAACCCAAACCTATCGCAGAGACCCGCAAGGAGTTGCAGCAGTTCCTCAGCCTGGGTATCCCTGTGCGACGTGTGTTTCTCGCCGACGGGGATGCGATGACACTCTCATATCGTCGCTTACATGAGATCATGCAGGCCATAAATGAATACCTCCCGGATATTCAACGGGTATCCGCTTACTGTCTGCCGCGCAACATCAAAAACAAGTCTGTCGAGGAGTTGCAGAGATTGCGTCAGATGGGTTTGGAGCTGGTATATATCGGTTGCGAAACCGGCGATGACCTGGTGTTGGAGCGGGTCGACAAGGGTGAGACCTGGCAAACCTCACTGGATGCCCTGCAGAAACTTCAGCAGGCAGGTATCAGGCGGTCGGTGATGATCCTGAACGGTCTTGGCGGGGTGCGCCACAGCGAACAGCATGCGCTCAATTCCGCTTCCCTGATGAACGAATCGCAACCTGAATATCTCGCTACACTGGTTGTCAGCTTCCCAAAGGGGCAGCAACGCTTGCAGCAGGGTTATGCAGGGGAGTTTCAGATGTTGAATCTGCGTCAATTACTTGAAGAGATGGAGGTGATGTTATCCGCGCTTAATCTCGAAAAGACTATATTCCGCAGCGATCATGCATCCAATTATCTGATCCTCAAAGGCGTACTCAACAAGGATAAGGAACGGCTTTTGAACCAGGTCCGGACTGCACTCTCACACCCCGAGTCGACGAGTTTTCGTGCTGAATGGCAAAGAGGTTTGTAG
- a CDS encoding DUF2889 domain-containing protein, with the protein MPLSLAVTRKPLHTRKLALQGYLRDDGLLDIEGHLVDTKPFHIPNTDRGGQIRAGESLHEMWIRLTLDMDFHIVAAEAVTDWAPYDHCQGGTRSFPSLVGERIGPGWNRRIRSILGGNKGCTHITEMLAQMATTAFQTLNSLHNPGKPHSDKQEKPVILDTCFALATDGPVVAREWPEFYRPEDEEKAL; encoded by the coding sequence ATGCCATTATCCCTCGCTGTCACACGTAAACCGCTGCATACCCGTAAACTGGCGCTTCAAGGCTATCTCAGGGACGACGGTCTCTTGGATATCGAAGGCCACCTGGTCGACACCAAGCCGTTTCACATCCCGAATACCGATCGTGGCGGCCAGATTCGGGCAGGCGAATCCCTGCACGAGATGTGGATTCGGCTGACCCTGGATATGGATTTCCATATCGTCGCTGCGGAAGCCGTCACCGATTGGGCACCCTATGATCACTGTCAGGGTGGAACCCGTTCTTTCCCCAGCCTCGTAGGAGAGCGGATTGGACCCGGCTGGAACAGGCGCATCAGATCGATTCTTGGGGGCAACAAAGGCTGCACCCACATCACGGAAATGCTGGCGCAGATGGCAACCACTGCATTTCAGACATTGAACAGCCTGCATAATCCAGGGAAACCACATAGTGACAAGCAGGAAAAGCCGGTTATTCTGGACACCTGCTTCGCCCTGGCCACCGATGGTCCGGTCGTTGCGCGCGAGTGGCCTGAGTTCTACCGCCCTGAAGATGAGGAAAAGGCTCTTTAA
- a CDS encoding TraB/GumN family protein codes for MFGTIHSEDPRVTQLPEAVETYFNNADILMLEMSLDLMTSARVAGLMLQDADGSLSKQVGKSLAQEATVAMQSLGVPPQVTEFLQPWAVVMTLSAPPQVSGQFLDKKLYSKAIAAGKQFQPLESPEEQISVFTSMTIKEQKSLLHNVLDEYQSYPGMYKQLTKAYLARDLDKLVEISFANPMSDDPALQDKVMEQLLTRRNHRMVERMEAYFNQGKVFIAVGALHLVGEEGLISLLRQRGYTVSRIY; via the coding sequence TTGTTTGGCACCATCCACAGTGAGGATCCCCGCGTTACACAACTGCCTGAAGCTGTTGAAACCTATTTTAATAACGCGGATATCCTGATGCTGGAGATGTCTCTCGATCTAATGACTTCCGCTAGAGTGGCAGGTCTGATGCTACAAGATGCGGATGGCTCCCTCAGTAAACAGGTGGGCAAGTCTTTGGCACAGGAGGCTACAGTGGCAATGCAATCGCTGGGTGTTCCACCGCAGGTAACTGAATTTTTACAGCCTTGGGCAGTTGTCATGACCTTGAGTGCGCCGCCTCAGGTGAGTGGGCAGTTTCTTGACAAGAAGCTCTACAGCAAGGCTATTGCAGCCGGTAAACAATTTCAGCCATTGGAGAGTCCTGAGGAGCAAATATCGGTTTTCACCTCAATGACAATTAAGGAACAGAAATCGCTGTTGCACAATGTGTTGGATGAGTATCAAAGTTACCCGGGAATGTATAAACAGTTGACCAAGGCATATTTGGCAAGAGATCTTGATAAGCTGGTGGAGATCAGTTTCGCCAACCCTATGAGTGACGATCCTGCTTTACAGGACAAGGTCATGGAGCAGCTGCTGACCCGGAGAAACCATCGCATGGTTGAACGGATGGAAGCGTATTTTAACCAGGGTAAAGTTTTTATTGCTGTTGGAGCGCTACATCTCGTTGGCGAGGAAGGATTGATTTCACTGTTACGCCAGCGAGGCTATACAGTGAGTCGAATCTACTGA
- the msrA gene encoding peptide-methionine (S)-S-oxide reductase MsrA — translation MRLIVWSGLLGLMGLFSGCANSVTEQAELSEEKLQGLSVATFAGGCFWCVEAGFEMLPGVKQAVSGYSGGRDKNPTYRKVARGGTGHTEAVQVYYDPNIISYSGLIQGLWRMMDPTDSQGQFYDRGKQYRPAIFYHNAKQKKIAERSRDELTASGRYEKPVTIEIVPFKKFYKAEERHQNYYKKNPIRYNFYTFNSGRYQFVDENWGEERYVDYTEYRDEPVTETGTADKPVNYSKPSEEVVRHMPTPMQHQ, via the coding sequence ATGAGATTAATTGTGTGGAGTGGCCTGCTGGGATTAATGGGATTGTTTTCAGGCTGCGCCAATTCGGTTACTGAACAGGCGGAATTGTCTGAAGAGAAACTGCAGGGATTGTCGGTTGCGACTTTTGCCGGCGGCTGCTTCTGGTGCGTCGAAGCCGGATTTGAAATGCTTCCCGGGGTCAAACAGGCTGTTTCCGGTTATAGTGGAGGCAGGGATAAAAACCCGACCTACCGAAAAGTCGCAAGAGGAGGAACCGGACATACGGAAGCTGTGCAGGTCTATTACGATCCAAATATCATCAGTTATTCGGGTTTGATTCAGGGCCTATGGCGGATGATGGATCCCACCGATTCACAGGGCCAGTTCTACGACCGTGGCAAGCAATACCGACCGGCCATCTTTTATCACAATGCCAAACAGAAAAAAATAGCGGAACGATCCCGCGATGAATTGACCGCCTCGGGACGCTATGAGAAACCGGTGACAATTGAGATTGTTCCATTCAAAAAATTCTACAAGGCTGAAGAGAGACACCAGAATTACTACAAGAAGAACCCGATACGATATAACTTCTATACATTCAACTCAGGTCGTTATCAGTTCGTGGACGAGAATTGGGGTGAAGAGCGTTATGTGGATTACACAGAATATCGTGACGAACCTGTAACGGAGACCGGAACAGCTGACAAGCCTGTTAACTATAGCAAACCGTCCGAGGAAGTTGTCAGGCATATGCCAACCCCGATGCAACACCAATGA
- a CDS encoding HAD family hydrolase, whose product MKSCYKAILFDLFGTLISVAKTAGSEGRYTADILGLDRKLWNRTCFGEHHDILNVTDHAETVKRMAHSLDPSIPVSRIQEAAEIRQQRFDMALTQIEPGILATLESLKQDGLSLGLISNASTGEVRAWTESPLAPLFDSVHFSWECGVKKPHPEIYRMALSEMAMEPDQALFVGDGSSDEHLGAHGCGIDSLLVTYFLNRDNREDLHHRGRGSKGTIKHIHELKSLILPES is encoded by the coding sequence ATGAAATCATGTTACAAGGCAATTCTTTTTGATCTTTTCGGTACGCTGATCAGCGTTGCAAAAACCGCAGGGAGCGAGGGTCGCTACACGGCTGATATATTGGGATTGGATCGCAAACTCTGGAACAGGACATGCTTTGGTGAACATCACGATATTCTGAATGTAACCGACCATGCTGAGACAGTGAAACGCATGGCCCACAGTCTGGACCCCTCCATCCCGGTCAGCAGAATTCAAGAGGCAGCGGAGATACGCCAGCAGCGTTTTGATATGGCATTGACCCAAATAGAACCTGGGATTCTCGCGACCCTGGAGTCACTGAAACAAGATGGTTTGTCCCTGGGTCTTATATCCAACGCTTCAACCGGGGAAGTTCGGGCCTGGACCGAGTCACCCCTTGCTCCACTCTTTGATTCGGTTCACTTCAGTTGGGAGTGTGGAGTGAAAAAGCCGCATCCGGAAATATACCGGATGGCACTGTCAGAGATGGCAATGGAACCTGACCAAGCGCTGTTTGTCGGGGATGGCAGCAGTGACGAACATCTCGGGGCACATGGGTGCGGTATCGACAGCCTGTTGGTGACCTATTTTCTGAATAGGGATAATAGAGAAGATTTACATCACCGCGGTCGAGGATCAAAAGGGACGATTAAACATATCCATGAGTTAAAATCGCTCATATTACCTGAGTCTTAA
- a CDS encoding cation:proton antiporter, with product MDTHTFFVHLLLILIVSRLLAELAVRLQAPAVLGELTAGVILGPSLLGWIEPTTTIQLLAEIGIILLLFKVGIETDIRRLIHAGRQSLIVAMGGFFMPLVSGFVLSYWVFDLSGLVSLFIGGTLTATSIGITIRVLSDLNRQHEKEGEIVLGAAVLDDVMGVILLAILYEFSVSGGVSVINVSKVLTFIMLFFILAPIAAKLISVLIRRFDDYSETPGLIPIMIISLVLFFAWLAHVVGAPELLGGFAAGLALSRRFFLPFGVALHNDRKFAGRIEVQMNPIVYIFSPIFFVTVGLSLSLREIDWTSPFIWSFALSFFFVSVAAKFTGALLIQASTKQKIAIGLAMVPRGEVGLIFAELGRSTGIFNVEVYAGMVIVITLTTLLSPFALKWFYSHHVGLTTNPRKHYIQNGPTVR from the coding sequence GTGGATACTCATACATTTTTCGTCCATCTTCTCCTTATTCTGATAGTCTCACGACTCCTCGCTGAGTTGGCGGTGCGGTTGCAGGCACCCGCGGTGCTTGGCGAACTTACCGCCGGCGTGATCCTTGGCCCAAGTCTGTTGGGCTGGATCGAACCGACTACAACCATCCAGCTATTGGCTGAGATCGGCATTATCCTGTTGCTGTTCAAGGTAGGTATTGAGACTGATATCCGACGCCTCATCCATGCCGGCAGACAATCCCTGATCGTTGCCATGGGTGGCTTTTTCATGCCCCTGGTAAGCGGCTTTGTACTGAGCTACTGGGTTTTCGATTTGAGCGGTCTGGTTTCACTTTTCATTGGTGGAACACTCACAGCAACCAGTATCGGTATCACAATCAGGGTTCTAAGTGATTTGAATCGACAGCATGAAAAAGAGGGTGAGATTGTTCTTGGAGCTGCGGTTCTCGATGATGTAATGGGCGTTATTCTACTCGCAATTCTTTACGAGTTTTCCGTCAGTGGTGGTGTTAGTGTTATTAATGTCAGCAAGGTATTGACCTTTATTATGCTGTTTTTCATTTTGGCCCCCATCGCTGCAAAGCTCATCTCGGTATTGATCAGGCGTTTTGATGACTACTCGGAAACCCCAGGCTTGATACCTATCATGATCATCTCCCTGGTGCTCTTCTTCGCCTGGTTGGCCCATGTGGTGGGAGCCCCGGAACTGCTGGGTGGTTTCGCTGCCGGCCTGGCCCTGTCGAGAAGATTTTTTCTTCCCTTCGGAGTTGCACTGCATAACGACAGAAAGTTTGCCGGACGCATTGAGGTTCAAATGAACCCAATCGTCTACATCTTCAGTCCTATCTTTTTTGTCACGGTGGGGCTGTCACTGAGTCTCAGGGAGATCGACTGGACCTCTCCCTTTATCTGGTCCTTCGCATTGAGCTTCTTCTTCGTTTCCGTTGCCGCCAAGTTTACCGGAGCCTTGCTGATCCAAGCCAGCACCAAACAAAAAATTGCAATTGGACTTGCAATGGTACCACGGGGTGAGGTTGGCTTGATCTTTGCGGAGCTGGGGAGATCTACCGGAATATTCAACGTAGAAGTTTACGCCGGCATGGTGATTGTCATCACCCTAACCACACTGTTATCACCTTTTGCTCTAAAATGGTTCTATTCCCATCATGTGGGACTTACCACGAATCCGCGCAAACACTATATTCAGAACGGGCCAACTGTTAGGTGA
- a CDS encoding chemotaxis protein CheB, producing the protein MNDEVGSELELSEDNDDQAKPTHIVGIGASAGGLEAIEAFFKTMPPDSGVAFVVIQHLSPDHKSLMAELLSKRTHMPVHRAEDGMWVEMNSVYLIPPNKNLRLFHGRIILSEQDRDSRGINLPIDIFFRSLAEDQGAKAIAIVLSGTGSDGTSGIRAIKEELGMAMVQVEETAAFDGMPRSAIATGLVDYILPPEEMPAQLLSLQATKHSQ; encoded by the coding sequence ATGAATGATGAAGTAGGGTCCGAGTTGGAACTTTCTGAAGATAATGATGATCAGGCTAAACCTACCCATATAGTGGGTATTGGCGCCTCCGCAGGAGGTCTGGAGGCCATCGAGGCCTTTTTCAAGACCATGCCACCCGACAGTGGCGTCGCTTTCGTGGTGATTCAGCATCTCTCCCCCGATCACAAAAGCCTGATGGCGGAACTGCTCTCGAAACGGACCCATATGCCGGTACACAGGGCGGAGGATGGCATGTGGGTGGAGATGAACTCAGTCTATCTGATACCCCCCAACAAGAATCTCAGGTTGTTTCACGGTCGTATCATCCTCTCCGAGCAGGATAGGGATTCCCGGGGTATCAATCTGCCCATCGATATCTTTTTCCGTTCCCTGGCTGAGGATCAGGGCGCCAAGGCGATAGCCATCGTACTCTCGGGTACGGGTAGTGACGGCACCAGCGGCATACGCGCCATCAAGGAAGAGCTTGGCATGGCCATGGTGCAGGTGGAGGAGACGGCAGCCTTTGACGGTATGCCGCGAAGCGCTATCGCGACCGGGTTGGTGGACTATATATTGCCACCGGAAGAGATGCCCGCCCAGCTGCTGAGTCTTCAGGCAACAAAGCACTCTCAATAA
- a CDS encoding sensor domain-containing diguanylate cyclase, whose product MSISTDFLTSILDTLTDHIAVIDLEGKILYVNQSWVFFGIENSFPASKNWIGTNYLEACSLAADRGDSLGGEAEEGILSVIDNTRDRFYYEYPCHSPQEERWFQMRVIPFDLNSERYIVISHSIITERKLAEEQIVRLSRLDSLTGLANRRYFDEWFANEWNRCTREQAPISLAIIDIDHFKCLNDSHGHSAGDECLKAISDVLRSFTKRPNDICARYGGDEFMLVYSNSNLDDSLVLILKLMDSIRKLEIPNPDAPSGPSVTVSVGLSNIYPEMESNRDDLIRSADHLLYTVKDTGRDSVEFETLNS is encoded by the coding sequence ATGTCCATCTCCACCGATTTTCTCACATCCATTCTCGATACGCTTACTGACCACATCGCTGTCATAGACCTCGAGGGCAAGATTCTCTATGTCAATCAGAGCTGGGTCTTTTTTGGTATAGAGAACAGCTTCCCGGCATCGAAAAACTGGATCGGCACGAATTACCTGGAGGCCTGCAGCCTCGCTGCTGATAGAGGGGATAGCCTGGGAGGTGAAGCGGAGGAAGGCATCCTAAGTGTGATCGATAATACAAGGGATCGGTTTTATTACGAATATCCTTGTCACAGCCCTCAGGAGGAGCGTTGGTTTCAGATGCGGGTGATTCCCTTCGATCTCAACAGCGAAAGATATATTGTCATATCACACAGCATTATCACAGAAAGAAAACTGGCTGAAGAGCAGATAGTGCGACTCTCACGCCTCGACAGCCTGACCGGTCTGGCAAACCGAAGATATTTCGATGAGTGGTTCGCCAATGAGTGGAATCGTTGTACCCGGGAGCAGGCACCCATCAGCCTGGCCATAATCGATATCGACCATTTCAAGTGCCTGAATGATAGTCATGGTCATAGTGCCGGTGATGAGTGCCTCAAGGCCATCAGCGATGTACTCCGCTCATTCACCAAACGACCGAACGATATTTGCGCCCGTTATGGCGGGGATGAGTTCATGCTTGTGTACAGCAATAGCAACTTGGACGACTCCCTGGTGCTCATTCTCAAATTAATGGATAGCATCCGTAAACTCGAGATCCCGAATCCCGATGCCCCCAGCGGGCCGAGCGTCACTGTTTCCGTGGGCTTATCAAATATCTATCCCGAGATGGAGAGTAATCGTGATGACCTGATACGTAGCGCTGACCACCTGCTCTACACTGTAAAGGATACTGGTAGGGACAGTGTCGAATTTGAAACCTTGAATAGCTGA
- a CDS encoding M1 family aminopeptidase, whose amino-acid sequence MDVFIKHKSHSWCELTQLYENIIQVSVSLLIIVAFLSGCNSDGGDSDAVILPDASTDWNRDILLTSLHIDLATMTGSADVVMSGSLSSTGASFEVGDLVITNVTSNAIQLDFMSELGRLDVGVPASADAQTLTIDYNFSLHDDLNGILANGVTFSWPYYCGNIFPCKSIPAEGSSYELILSGVPDDMLSIYPESIPTDAPAYMMAWAVGDYTYSMLGVTSNGTEVGVYYLPGQEENAFAGTQYLRDVFDWYEQTYGEYAFGNKVASVSVDWFAGGFGGMEHHPFWHIEDDALSDPVVHAHEAVHGWFGNGVRIACWEDFVLSEGIASYLAARAMSEVAGADFGTQVWSSYEDRLSHLQNGNENKVAWPEGCNEVDILEDGLFGTAPYMKGAFFFKHLEYVLGVESLDQMLADFYAVNRGTAVTMQDLLDLIAGSSDYDPGACAEAWLGSETIPDGANCAYQ is encoded by the coding sequence ATGGATGTCTTCATCAAGCATAAATCACATAGCTGGTGCGAGCTGACGCAGCTATATGAAAATATCATCCAGGTTTCCGTCTCGCTGCTGATAATCGTTGCTTTCCTGTCTGGTTGTAACAGTGATGGGGGTGATTCAGATGCTGTGATTCTTCCCGACGCGTCAACTGACTGGAACCGGGATATCTTGCTAACCAGCCTGCATATCGATCTTGCAACAATGACCGGTAGTGCCGATGTGGTCATGTCGGGTTCGCTCTCATCGACCGGTGCCTCCTTCGAAGTTGGCGATTTGGTGATAACGAATGTAACATCAAATGCAATTCAACTCGATTTCATGTCAGAACTCGGTCGTCTCGATGTAGGTGTTCCCGCATCTGCTGACGCGCAGACATTGACGATTGATTACAACTTCAGCTTGCACGATGACCTTAATGGCATCCTTGCCAATGGTGTAACCTTTTCCTGGCCATATTACTGCGGCAATATTTTTCCATGTAAATCAATACCTGCTGAGGGTAGCAGTTATGAACTTATACTTAGCGGGGTTCCTGATGACATGCTCAGCATATACCCTGAATCCATTCCAACTGATGCACCTGCATATATGATGGCCTGGGCTGTCGGCGATTACACCTATAGTATGCTCGGTGTGACATCCAATGGTACTGAGGTAGGTGTCTATTACCTGCCAGGTCAGGAGGAGAACGCGTTCGCCGGTACACAATACCTGCGGGATGTCTTCGATTGGTATGAACAGACATATGGCGAGTATGCGTTTGGTAACAAGGTGGCCAGCGTGTCAGTGGATTGGTTTGCAGGTGGATTCGGCGGTATGGAGCACCACCCTTTCTGGCACATAGAGGATGACGCCTTATCTGATCCTGTAGTACATGCCCATGAGGCGGTTCATGGTTGGTTTGGCAACGGTGTGCGTATCGCCTGCTGGGAGGATTTCGTCCTATCTGAGGGGATTGCCTCTTATCTGGCCGCGCGGGCGATGAGTGAGGTTGCGGGAGCGGATTTCGGTACCCAGGTCTGGTCATCATATGAAGATAGACTGAGCCATTTGCAAAACGGTAATGAGAACAAGGTCGCCTGGCCAGAGGGGTGTAATGAAGTTGACATATTGGAGGATGGGCTTTTTGGCACTGCGCCCTACATGAAGGGGGCATTCTTCTTCAAGCACCTGGAGTATGTACTGGGTGTGGAATCTTTAGACCAGATGCTTGCTGACTTTTATGCAGTAAACAGAGGAACAGCAGTCACAATGCAGGATCTTCTGGATTTGATTGCCGGGAGTAGTGATTATGATCCTGGTGCATGTGCGGAGGCATGGCTAGGTAGCGAAACGATCCCTGACGGCGCGAACTGTGCCTATCAATGA
- a CDS encoding cysteine hydrolase family protein has translation MNWKQAYRSFYYDGAPEPQDLALAYQSTALLTIDIQNIYLQPADDPHERDRWAPFRKRMHDIVIPTTRDLQNRFRQRGMDVLHARIACLLEDGRDRSLSQKKPGWNYLLLPKNSDESQIVPDLTPAAGEIVITKTTDSALTGTNLRLVLHNMGIENIILCGIFTDQCVSSTVRSLADESFNVIVVEDCCAAGTDELHYRELEIINMIYCHVVSSSELIEIMGLT, from the coding sequence ATGAACTGGAAACAGGCATATCGTTCTTTCTACTATGATGGTGCACCCGAACCTCAGGACCTGGCGCTTGCCTATCAATCCACCGCACTATTGACCATAGACATACAGAACATCTACCTGCAACCTGCGGATGATCCACATGAACGGGATCGCTGGGCTCCATTCAGAAAGCGCATGCATGATATCGTCATTCCCACTACCCGTGATCTGCAAAACCGTTTTCGCCAGAGAGGCATGGACGTCCTGCATGCCCGTATTGCGTGCCTGCTTGAAGATGGACGGGATCGGTCACTCAGCCAGAAGAAGCCGGGGTGGAACTATCTGCTGCTACCAAAGAATAGTGATGAATCACAGATCGTTCCAGATTTGACTCCCGCAGCGGGTGAGATCGTCATTACCAAGACTACCGATAGCGCGCTTACAGGTACCAATCTGAGATTGGTACTACACAACATGGGGATCGAAAATATCATTCTGTGCGGTATATTTACCGACCAATGCGTCTCTTCCACAGTGAGGAGCCTGGCCGACGAGAGTTTCAATGTAATCGTGGTGGAAGATTGCTGTGCCGCGGGTACTGATGAACTGCACTATCGGGAACTGGAAATCATCAATATGATCTACTGCCATGTGGTATCCAGCAGTGAGCTGATAGAGATAATGGGACTGACCTGA
- a CDS encoding DUF427 domain-containing protein — protein MKAIWNDRIVAESEETLVVEGNHYFPPASLNRDYFQNSDTTSLCAWKGMASYYTICVDGKTNPDAAWYYPSPLAAAAQIKDYVAFWRGVEITE, from the coding sequence ATGAAAGCGATCTGGAACGACAGGATAGTGGCTGAGAGCGAAGAGACCCTGGTTGTTGAAGGCAACCACTACTTTCCCCCTGCATCCTTAAACCGCGACTATTTCCAAAACAGTGACACCACATCACTTTGCGCCTGGAAAGGTATGGCCAGCTACTACACAATCTGTGTCGACGGCAAGACCAACCCGGATGCTGCTTGGTACTACCCTTCTCCATTAGCCGCCGCGGCACAGATAAAGGACTATGTTGCATTCTGGCGTGGCGTAGAGATCACCGAGTGA
- the grxC gene encoding glutaredoxin 3, which translates to MSDVAIYTQPSCPYCSHAKALLESRQIAYEELDVSGDPQVLTEMIERTGGRTFPQIMVGNQAIGGFDDLRSLDSNGELLPLLQTQRGKTDTGGI; encoded by the coding sequence ATGTCTGATGTAGCCATCTATACCCAGCCGTCATGCCCCTATTGCAGTCATGCCAAGGCGTTGCTGGAGTCACGCCAAATCGCCTATGAAGAGTTGGACGTGAGTGGAGATCCCCAGGTGCTCACTGAGATGATAGAGCGTACCGGCGGTCGCACCTTTCCACAGATTATGGTCGGTAACCAGGCGATCGGTGGTTTTGACGACCTGAGATCGCTGGATAGCAATGGAGAGTTGCTCCCGCTGTTACAGACCCAGAGGGGTAAAACTGATACCGGGGGAATATAG